Proteins from a single region of Gemmatimonadaceae bacterium:
- a CDS encoding RsmE family RNA methyltransferase codes for MPPICHPPSAIRHLPSAITLLSLPTFITTDQLATDASLTLGEDAAHHMRVLRLEAGTRVRLADGQGSRGTGTVLRIAKRNATVHVDECVFTEPYPPVHLIVPIADRERMLWLAEKSTELAASSWRPVLFKRSRSVSPRGEGPTFQQRLRARMASALEQSGGAWLPLPYPDATVETCIAAAPEGVRLMLAQDGEPIVPLLQGDMQLPVTIVLGPEGGIEPAELETFVAAGFKKASLGSSLLRFETAGVAAVAVARAVRG; via the coding sequence GTGCCGCCCATCTGCCATCCGCCATCTGCCATCCGCCATCTGCCATCCGCCATCACTCTCTTGTCACTCCCAACTTTCATAACAACCGACCAACTGGCTACAGATGCCAGCCTTACACTCGGCGAAGACGCCGCGCATCACATGCGGGTGCTGCGGCTCGAGGCGGGGACGCGCGTGCGGCTGGCCGACGGGCAGGGATCGCGCGGCACGGGGACGGTGCTGCGCATCGCCAAGCGCAACGCCACCGTGCACGTGGACGAATGCGTCTTCACCGAGCCGTATCCGCCGGTGCACCTGATCGTGCCGATTGCCGATCGCGAGCGGATGCTGTGGCTCGCCGAGAAGAGCACCGAGCTGGCGGCGTCGAGTTGGCGGCCGGTGCTGTTCAAGCGCTCGCGCTCGGTCTCGCCGCGCGGCGAGGGGCCCACCTTCCAGCAGCGCCTGCGCGCGCGGATGGCATCGGCGCTCGAGCAATCGGGCGGCGCCTGGCTGCCGCTGCCGTATCCGGACGCGACGGTCGAGACGTGCATCGCCGCCGCCCCCGAGGGGGTGCGGCTGATGCTCGCGCAGGATGGCGAGCCGATCGTGCCGCTGTTGCAGGGCGATATGCAACTGCCGGTGACCATCGTCCTCGGCCCGGAAGGCGGGATCGAACCGGCCGAGCTGGAGACATTCGTCGCGGCGGGATTCAAGAAGGCGTCGCTGGGATCGTCGCTTTTGAGATTCGAGACGGCGGGGGTGGCGGCGGTGGCTGTTGCAAGAGCGGTGCGAGGCTAA
- a CDS encoding histidine triad nucleotide-binding protein, with the protein MSCLFCKIIAREIPANIVAEDEHCLAFRDINPQAPTHILVIPKVHVPSLNQMDDPMIAGRVLAFARDLATREGIAERGYRVVINTNAEAGQTVFHLHAHLLGGRAQGWPPG; encoded by the coding sequence ATGTCCTGTTTGTTCTGCAAGATCATCGCGCGCGAGATTCCGGCGAACATCGTGGCCGAAGACGAGCATTGTCTCGCCTTTCGCGACATCAATCCGCAGGCGCCGACGCATATCCTGGTCATTCCCAAGGTGCACGTGCCATCGCTCAACCAGATGGACGATCCGATGATCGCGGGGCGGGTGCTGGCCTTTGCGCGCGACCTCGCGACGCGTGAGGGGATCGCCGAGCGCGGGTATCGCGTGGTGATCAACACGAACGCCGAGGCGGGACAGACGGTCTTTCACTTGCATGCGCACCTGCTGGGCGGCCGCGCGCAGGGGTGGCCGCCGGGATAA